The Cicer arietinum cultivar CDC Frontier isolate Library 1 chromosome 1, Cicar.CDCFrontier_v2.0, whole genome shotgun sequence genome contains the following window.
CTCAAATTATTGACCTCAGGTGGAAGATTTCCAATGAAAGTATTGGAGGATAAGTTTACCTCTAAAATATCTCTGAGATACCAAAAGGAGGAAGGTATCTTAGAGGTTAACCTATTAGATCCTATGTCAAGCTTTCTAAGAGAAGTCATATTTCCCAAACATGTTGGTAACACTCCTGAAAACTTATTGTTTGTTAAATTCAATTCACTCAAAATCCTAATTTCACAAACCTCATCAATGATGGATCCTTGCAGTTCATTGTAGTCAAGATCCAAAGACTGAAGTTTATCTAATCCTTTAATTGTGCTAGGGATTGGTCCATTTAAATGATTCCTACTCAGAGATAATTGAATCAAGTTGCTCATGTTTCCGATTTCAAGTGGAATGTTTCCTTTAATTCCACAAGAATTTGCCCAAAAGTATTCTAAAGTTAAGTTTCCAATGGACTTGGGAAGTTTTGATGGCAAACTATTCTCTGACACTTCAAGATATGTGAGATATCTGCATCTTGTCATTGAAGTGAGAAAATTGAATTCAAGAGAATCGTCTATTAATGTCAAATTATTGCCACCTAAGATGAGTGATTCAAGGAAACTTAAATCTCCAAAAGCATTTGGTATAATCCCATTGAATTGATTGACACTCAAGTCAATTATAAGAAGATTTGAAGCATTGGATATAGTATTTGGAATTCTTCCAACAAAGTTGTTTGCATACATATGTAGTTCTTGAAGGTTAGGAAGACCAAATCCCATATTTGATGGAAGCATCCCTGAGAGAGAATTTAGTTCAAGATGCAAGTATTCCAATGTTGAAATGTTGAAGAGTTTTGAAGGAATAGGTCCACTCAAACTGTTATTTCCCAATTGTAGAAGCTCAAGTTGATTGAGATTGCCAATATTCATTGGTATCAAACCTAAAAGCATATATCATGGAGAAAGTAAGTATATGATGAAACATGGCGGCAAATGAAATAGGATTTGAATTGCATGCGGTCAAAAGTGaatgaattataaaattaataaaaactataaaatttgggattttgatgcatatatcctcttttttttttttttattccctaTCTACCCTACTTTGAAACAATATTCCtgaaatgccctactttttcgtTCCTTCAGGAACTCGttccctggggaagcgacctcttgAAGAGGAAATTTTGCAATGTTAACAGGGGGTCgtttcctggggaagcgacctcccactggatttttttttttttttttgttatattttaaagttactttattattaaaattattaatttaattatttaaaaaataaaatactaatattaaattacaataaaatatagtaataaattataaataaaatttatattttaattattattattattattattattattatcattattattattataataaataattattataggtataattaaaaattattataattaaagtgattaaataaataaattaaatgataataaaaattaaataatgataacaattaaatgaaaagaaatttatattgataacatgaaaataaaatgaaatacattaaattattaatttaattatttaaaaaataaaaatactaataattaattaaaaatacgttaataattaattattaataaatgttatattttaattattgttattattataataaataactattatacttttaattaaaaattattatacttaaaatgatattaaaaattaaataataataacaattaaatgaaaagaaattgatattgataacttgaaaacgaaatgaaatacattaaattaataataaaaaagtacatcaatcaaatttgaaaaaacaaaatacattaaatttatatcaatgatgtccacctaaatgacccCCAATCCCACATGTACGATGTCGCCGAACTCGTCTAGCTCTCTGAACAAGTTGCGGTTCTTCCGGTTCAtcgtcattttgatcattttcttcaatgtaAGCTGTAGATGGATTAGAACCACTGCCACCTGGTTCCATTACATTTTGGGATTGTTGATTATACATTGAATCAAATACAGCATATgccgactcaggagttgtgcactgagttccaaacaaattatagagaaGCCCATCTTCTGTCGGATAACCGGGTGTTGGTATTTCTGGCACCGACGGAACGTAATACTGAGATGGTGGTGGATCATAAAATGGAACTTCAGTAGCGACGTGTATATGAGGTGATGATGAAGACGGTCCTGCTGTGTATTGGTGTTGTGGGGTTGATTGGGAGGTCGATTGCACACGAGGATATGACGGCGGTTGTAAACGGGGATCACGAAGATATTGTTCTACAGATATAAACAATTTGGTGTGTTGtctaaaccaaatcatatattCTGTGCTATGACATAAAACACCTTGTACGATGTTACCTTGCAACACGTAATTATGGCGCTCATTCCAATGGTTTATTTCTTCCCTCCAAACCCAAGTCCAATTATCATCAATCCCACGCCTCATGTCGACCTCGTGATACGATTTCATGTCCTCTGGTGGTTGTGGTATTTGTTGATGTAAACCAAACTGGAGTGTGACCCTATCTGTATGatgtttttcaacaatatgataACAGAGTAGATAAGTACATGCACTCCAAGTGGCCCTATCTTCTTCTGAAACTTCATGTTGGAACCCGAGATAAGGTCTCCAATAAAACTGACATGTAAAAAATAAGCTAAAGTAATTATAAcaagtataaataataaaatatttaaaaaaattcaaataaatgtgatttaatatattacttcctcaaccatcatgtgatcaattgtttttcGATATCCTTCTACGTCGTTATGAGGAACTTTAGCAAAATTTAGACCACCAGAATTAAACCTGtcgaatataataaaaataaaaatgtaataaaattattaatatggtAAGCaattggttttttaaaaaaaatataaaaataatatagttacctctgtgcaagtggaaatatcCATGGTTTGGGAGATTCAGGAGCGACACAAGACAAACGATACCATGCCCAGTTttatttaatcactttaattataataatttttaattatacctataataattatttattataataataataataataataataatgataataataataataataataataataattaaaatataaattttatttataatttattactatattttattgtaatttaatattagtattttattttttaaataattaaattaataattttaataataaagtaactttaaaatataacaaaaaaaaaaaataaaacccagtgggaggtcgcttccccaggaaacGACCCCCTGTTAACATTGCAAAATTTCCTCTTcaagaggtcgcttccccagggaacgacttcctgaaggaacgaaaaagtagggcatttcaggaatattgtttcaaagtagggtagatagagaataaaaaaaaaaaaagaggatataTGCATCAAAATcccataaaatttatttgaaactttttattttatttattgatagtCCACATGAAACTTTTTTGTTTCACATTACACATTTGGATATCTAAAGTAGTTAGGTGAATGTGTAATTTTCCAAGTAAATATATGAAGATAGAAAATTGAGGGTATACCtgtaaaaaagttgttttgtaaatttaatataaGTAGTGATGTGCAGTTGCCAATAGATTGTGGAATGCTTCCACCAAAATGATTAAGGAATAGAGAAAACGATTCAAGTTGAGGAAGTTGATGACACATCTCATTTGGGAGACTTCCGTTTAAATTATTTGCATCAAGGTTGATCTCTCTCAAAGAAGAGATGCTGAAGAGTGAAGATGGAATTTCACCTGTAATAtgtaacataaatataaaatgagaattctttaatatcaattaaaaaaatacttggTAACGATATTTAtaagacaaaataaaacaaaattgaagtcacttaataaattaatatataaatagatgtgaaaaaataatgtaacttcaattgtaaaaacaaaaaaattgcaAATGGGAGAGAGGACAATGTTATTTACGAAGCACTAGACTCCTAGTATACACATTTTCGTTTTGTCCGTTAGCTTTCAATTTCCACTCTCAATTAATAGTGATAGTGACAAtgctaaatttttttcttttccaaaacTTATTATGACTCAAACATTGGTAAGTACTAActtattcaattaatataagaagataatatataaaaatgttttatatataaaaaatacgagaatttttttaatttatgtgaatattatttatattgtataaaatattttttaaaatattatttaactcAAAACGGTCCAATCCCGATTCAATCTCAATCAAACCATTTAACTTTAAAAAGGTTATTTTCATCGATCCAATGACCAGTCGCATTTTAATTATCTTATCCTATACTATGCgcctttaaaatattttttatactgtACCCAGTTCCGAAGTTAGTTAAAATCATTCATCATTGCAACGCAAGTGTGGGACCTCAAAGCAatgatttttctctttaattttccaagtttatttttctagtattttttttcttcaaatattttacCCAATctcataaaaaatgttattttagaaaaaagtatttataaataaatttcattatgatactattttaaatttttatataaatgttcaataattatgatataacaacttataaaatattattacatatattaataataaagagttggaaaaattgatagtttaataaaatattttttattttaattattatattttttttaattatgcgAATTTTTTTAAACGAATTCATTGTAATATATGGAAGAAGTacttatatatttgtttatgcTTATGATTTCCTTTAAGCTTATTAATTCTTTAATTCTTCgcaaatccttttttttttgtaagcagatatattcttatttattgTTGAGTTTGATAGAAAATAATAccattattaaattattactacaATATACTTACTATACAAATTCATAATCAATTAAATGACATCCACAAAATTTATTAGCAATATTTACGACACTAACacattgataatataatattttaaaaaatatataaatgattaaatataaatatgtttcaGTATTAAAACTTGAACATACTTTGAATGTAAAAtgtcaaatattataaataaaaaaataaacaaaaatcaaatatcacataaataatagaaattaaaactaTTAGAGTTTTGGAGAAGGGGACGAGCTAGAACCCACCCTTAATACTTTTAATTTCATCTCTTACTCTTTCTTTAAATATAACTTtacttgaaaaaataatttcttagCTCTCACTTGAAACTTTTTTTATCccttaatataaatttatttttaaattactatATTGTTAATTActttatacaaaaaataaacctaattaatttttttagtgtcattatttaattaaaatatgaaataaatgatgaaaaaaatgttaacagactaattaatttattaatatatgtaaaagtgttaaatagtaattataatttatttgatgcaaaaaagaataaaaatagatgtggcattgaaaaagaaaaacaacaataattatTGTGATGGAGAAAATATCTTACCTTCCAAGTTGATGGTAGAAAGATACAAAGATTGAAGATTGGTCAAGTTTCCAATGTCAGCTGGCAACGGTCCTTTGTCAAAATTATTGAAAGATAGTTCTAAATCTTCCAACTCTTTACAATTACGCCAAACAGTTGGCATCTCACCAGAAATATCATTTCTATAAAGATATAGTACTCTAAGCTTTGGAACCCCTTCACATACATTTCTTGGAAGTTTTCCTGTTAGATTATTAAAACCAAGCGCCAACTTTTGCAACGATGAGCTGTTCAACATTAATGTCGACATTATGTTGCCATATAGTACATTATATTGAAGGTTCACTATTCTCAATTCTGTGAGATCACCTATTCCTTTTGGAATTTCTCCTTCAAATCAACAACAAACCACATTTAGTTACCATGTAATAAAGTAAATAGAATACATTTATACTTTTAGTTTTATACTGATATTCAATTAATACATTTTTAGAATAGttgtttaataattttgtaagaattagaaaaaattgatttgatttactgaaattaaaaataaaattacaaaattttataggactaaaaatttatttaatatttggtATATATTGTGGACCCTAGCATGAAAGAGACCTAAAGAAAAGTTAACCAAACTCAATCACAAGCATGTTGTGGTGTAAATATATGTAATGGTGTTCATACCTGATAAGGAGTTATTAGATAAATGAATTTCTTCAAGTGAAGACATGTTGGAAATTGTTTTTGGTATGATTCCAGACAGCTTGTTATTTCTAATATCCAAAATCCTCAATTGATGAAGTTGACCAATAACATGTGGGATGGTTCCTTTGATTAAATTTGAACTCCAATCTAGGTACTCTAATATTGACAAATTGGATATTGATTGAGGAATAAATCCAACAATATTATTATGACCAATATCCAAATGTTGAAGTTTTGATAAATCCCCTATCCTTGAAGGAATTTCTCCAACAAAATCATTGTAGCTCAAGTTCAAAAACTTGAGTCTATGCAATTGAAGTAACTCTCGTGGCAACTCACCATGAAAATTATTGGCATGTAAATCAAGAACAACAAGGAAAGAAAGATTCCCTAGTTGAGGAGAAATAGTACCTTCAAGTCCCATGTTACTAAGATTCAATGCATTTACTCTACCATGATGTTCATCACAAGTGACACCAACCCAATTGCATGAAGAAGAAGAGATTGACCAATTACTAAGAATATGATAAGGGTCTAAGGTAATTGAGGATTTCAATGCAAGAAGTGAAAATTCATCGGTTATGTTATTAGTACTACCTATAGCTACTAAGCAAGTGAGGAAGTAAaatagagaaagagagagaatacAGAGACAAGAGTCACGAGAGTATAGTTTGGCCATTTTCAACACGAGTCTAAGCATCACCAaggatataatataatattaatattaatactaTATTTATAAGCTtacgttttctttcttttttcctttacaattaaatttttttaatttattatttctatttaCAAGAAGACTCTTTATTTTTTCAATGACTATTTACAAGAGTCAAGAGAATATGACTTTTTTAACTATGCGTGTGTGATATGTATTTCCGCGTTGTTGTAGTTGAAAACTTTAGTCAAATAATGCTGCTATTAtaatgatagtattttaattaattatttactagtGAAGTGACATTATTTAGTTACTAACTACTTAACTGTTTTATGTTGTGAATGCTATATTAATCCTTGTCCTTTATTTATCTGAAAATGTGCTGCTGTAGCTAAATCGAAGAACTTTAGAAGCAGCAAAACAAGTTCGAAGACAAGATGAAAAAAAAAcgtttttcttaaaatttaggtcacCATTTAACTCaatcttataaaattgatttgtaaAATGAGTACTAGTAATTATAGATATAGGTAAATTTATAAACTCAGTCACTTAAATCAAtctaatttgtattttaattcaaCCCATTTAAATTTAGATCGAAGAAAAATAACACATTTTAAattgtgaaggaaataaaaaatataataaaatcaattcattgatgtgaatatatatatatatatatatatatatatatatatatatatctttatttatttactattgaTATATAGGTAAAATTCAGTTGCTAGACTATATTTGAgaatttgttgttaatttaattaatttaagtgtttgttgtattttaaatattaaatgatacGTTGtgatatagttttattattttttagatgtttaagtatttaaatttaattatacttttttaaaataaaaaaaaaaattatttttttattactcttCATTTGAACTCAATCTACTCGTAATCAAATTGATTTGGTTCGagtttaatgaaaaaaatcataaattaacCGTTCAACCAACTCATATAAAAaggatatatttaaatattagatttggcaacaaaaaaaaaaatccaattcaaCCGTATACACTCCCAAAAGTGAATATTGCATTTGCATCCACTTTTTTTCTATGGAAATATTGCACCTACTTTTAGAAacaattttaagatattttattcAATCTAAAACTCTTACcagttttattttcataaataataatttttttaaatgttgtcAAACTATGTTAAAACACATTAgcaatattttagaatataccgctgataaaataaaataaaaaagttaaatttataacattttaaaaaaattgttactaATCTCCATAAACAACAAGAAATATGtgcatttttcttttacaaaaagaAATACTATGTGAACTatgttaacatattttaatttgatttagtAGTGAAAAgatagatattatatttaacggtttttaaattaattttcactaatactattaaaaaaaataattaaaaattcatttgtaaGCGTTGAATGAATCATAAGATATATCttattattggattgaatctCTTCAACCTAAATTTAcattacaataaaaaatgttatgtaTTCATATGTAACTAATTAAtttgtaatataaattaaaaaaaaaatagtaataaattaggGATCAGGGAAACAAAGTTGTTAATTGTCTAACCTATATGTCGGCAACCTTCCAagtaataaaatactaaaatgcaGATATTGGAAGTCAAATTTATAATCAACTATTTCAAGTCTAAGTGAAGTCGTTGAAATCCAAATCAATCAAATCTAacaagaaaatctaaaattgaaAACTTTCATTCCCATTCCCATTTAGTGATGacatttcttctttgtttttgttgtaaTATAAGCTTTGGTTACCTCAATTTTTGAAACAATATGCAATTCCATATCAATTTGAGTACACTTGTTATGGTCTCATCATGTGTGGAAGCAATAGAAACTATTGCTTTGGAGAATGGAGGTCTAGTACAATTTGTCAACCAATTTCATCACAATTCACACATGTAACCACTTTTTAGCAACAAAATATACGAAAAAACAACGGAAATGTGAATAAAACAATttgcacaaaatatttatatttagtattTACAACCAAGTTTAGGTGatcaataatataatttttcaccTTACTTTTAAACTCGGTTTGTGCTATGAAAGTTAGAGACTAATCTCTTACTTTTAAACTCGATTTGTGCTCCGAAAATTAAAGGCTAATAATCTATtgaaatacaaaaattcatttacatatttaaatagaTGCTATTTCACAAGTACTATCCTAAAATCGAATATGCTACAAGATGATCGAGATACCTAATTATCTACCAACCATGTAGCGTGCTTGCTTGGTTCCATGTGGGAACACTCAAACTTGAGTTTGCAATGGTCAAATATGATTTTGACCATGCTTAATGATGTTTGGTTCCCTAATCAATTCTAAGCTAAAGCAACTATTTGTAGCTTTCGCTTTGAGTTTGAatcgatttttactttttgtaaaaaaaattctacatgttgatttttttttttataattatatacttAAATATCCAAACAACATGAATGAATGAAAACCATTTTTACacgaataaatttaaatataaaccattttacattcaatttattattatccTAAATTAAtacattcaaaatcaattttcatcGTCATAAACCACCAAACACAAATGAATCATCTCCTTCCTCCTGAACAAGAATAATTAAGAAAGAATGATGTttgaatttaagtgtgagtGGATAGGattcttatatataaaacatatgactcatacttaataatttaatgtcaGATGTGATGTTCAGGTCTCTCGAAGGTCCTCATCACTAGTCTGTCGTCACTCCCTAATAAATGGAGAAAAGTAGAGAGATTGATGTGGAGGGAATTCAAGTTTGTGACATTACTTTGGTAGTGATTCTCAAAACATGAACAAATTGATCAGTATAAAACACACAAAGAGCTATTGTAAGAGGACATCAAGCAAGCACATgatgaaagaaaaaacacaGTAAGCTGGCATATGATGAAGGTAGGACACAGCTCATACCCAATCACCTAAGAGTAGCACATGCCATAAAATTGGACCAAAGCCAGATATCTATAATCATACATTATTATACTCCACTCAACAAATCATCATACTACAAATCATCATGATCCACCTGGGCTAATATCCATCTCCTAATCAACAAGCTAAACAAATTTTGTTCTCCAAAGGTTGTGCCCACAAAATAGTAGAATCACAATTTTAGCCAAATGCAGTTGAACATGAAATAAGTGTCATCATATTCAACAACTATTTTGGCCCCAAAATGATTCACAAAATGTCATGTCAAACAATCCTCCTGAAGACAGTTTTCAGAATTTAAAAGTATAAATGAGTTTTAGGGAAATTTAGAAGGTAAAAAAATATTCCTATGTTTGTATCTTgacttaaatatcaaaattgattAACAACACACACGTAAAAGAAAGCTTCAAATGAAATTGGATGGTACATTGGTAGTAAACTAGACCTAAGCAACTAAACACAAACAAGGTTGATAATAATGCAACATAATTAACTCAATGTACTGCACAAAGAAATTATTCAATGACTTGGTTCTTCATTTTTCTCCTCCTTTTAGTGGACacattttacataaataaattccTATCCAAATATAACAATTCCTTTTTAGTTTGTTTGTGTTTTCCATCTTTGTTATCTGTAATAATAATTGTAtaataatcaataaatattaaatatatattaaacaagcCCTTTCAACTCAACACAAGTAATCAATTTTCCTaatcctaaaaaaaaataataatcaaaattttctTCAACGACAGCATTTTGAGcatacaattaaaaaaacaatgagAAAAACAATGGAAGAAAGTGCTATTGCCACACCAAGAACAAACTTATTTGGTCCATGATGATGATCCTTCTTGTGGCTGCTACTATCATCATCACTGTCATCATAATCCGAATCACTGCTATCATCTGCAGAAGAATCCTTTGAAGGTGGAGGAGACAAAGGCATTCCATGTTTATCACAAGGAGAAATCCCAAGTTTCAATTTTGAAGACACAACCGAATGATTATAACACAAATTACTATTCCCACCAACCTTAAACACTTCCAATCTCTTAATAAAAGTAAGGTTAAAAGGAACAACACCATGAAGATTATTGTTAGCTAGATTCAAGTACTTTAAACTCTTCATTTGATTTATGAACTTTGGAATAGACCCATTGAGCTGATTTGAACTCAGATCCAAATGAACCAAACCAGGAACAGCAGAAATTGAATCTGGGATAGACCCAGAAAACGAATTTGAAGCCAAAGATAGATTTTTTAGAGAAATCAAGTCACCAATGGAAGAGGGTATTTCACCAGTGAGTACATTTGAAGAAAGATTCAAACTTTCAAGGCTATCAAGCATTGTAATTGAAAAGGGTATATTTCCTTTGAGTTGATTACCTGAAAAATCAATGTGGGTAAGGTTGGAATGAATGTGACCAGGTAAAAAACCAGTGAGATTAGCATGTGAAATTGTTATAGAGTTGAGATTCTTCATGTGACTAAGAATGACATAAGGACCAGAAGCTTTGACTTGAACATTGGAGACAGTGAGATCGGTGAGATTCTGAAGCTGAGAGAGCCAAACACCAGAGACTTTGCGGAGGCTGTTGATGCAAGTGAATGATTTGAGAGAGGTGATGAGTTGAGGAGGGAAGTGGATAGGTGCAACTGGGCAGTTGAATAGGGTGAGAGTGTGGAGAGATGAGAGTGATTTGAGGGCTGTGAAAGAGAGAGAAAGGTAGGAGGAACAGTTGGAGAGGGTTAGAGATATGAGGTGGCGGAAGGGTTTGGAAGAATCACAGAGTGTGGCATTGTGGAAGGAGGGTTGAGAACATGGGTCTTTTGAGGTGGGGATGTTGAGGGATTGTAAGGCTGTGATTTGTTTTGGGTCTAGAGTTGAGGTGGAAGTGGAAGGTGAGGATGGTTTtgaggatgatgatgatggagGTGAGGTAGGAGATGGAGTTGGTGGGAGAGGAAGAGAGGGAGATGGAGTTGTAATGGT
Protein-coding sequences here:
- the LOC101509434 gene encoding uncharacterized protein, which codes for MLRLVLKMAKLYSRDSCLCILSLSLFYFLTCLVAIGSTNNITDEFSLLALKSSITLDPYHILSNWSISSSSCNWVGVTCDEHHGRVNALNLSNMGLEGTISPQLGNLSFLVVLDLHANNFHGELPRELLQLHRLKFLNLSYNDFVGEIPSRIGDLSKLQHLDIGHNNIVGFIPQSISNLSILEYLDWSSNLIKGTIPHVIGQLHQLRILDIRNNKLSGIIPKTISNMSSLEEIHLSNNSLSGEIPKGIGDLTELRIVNLQYNVLYGNIMSTLMLNSSSLQKLALGFNNLTGKLPRNVCEGVPKLRVLYLYRNDISGEMPTVWRNCKELEDLELSFNNFDKGPLPADIGNLTNLQSLYLSTINLEGEIPSSLFSISSLREINLDANNLNGSLPNEMCHQLPQLESFSLFLNHFGGSIPQSIGNCTSLLILNLQNNFFTGLIPMNIGNLNQLELLQLGNNSLSGPIPSKLFNISTLEYLHLELNSLSGMLPSNMGFGLPNLQELHMYANNFVGRIPNTISNASNLLIIDLSVNQFNGIIPNAFGDLSFLESLILGGNNLTLIDDSLEFNFLTSMTRCRYLTYLEVSENSLPSKLPKSIGNLTLEYFWANSCGIKGNIPLEIGNMSNLIQLSLSRNHLNGPIPSTIKGLDKLQSLDLDYNELQGSIIDEVCEIRILSELNLTNNKFSGVLPTCLGNMTSLRKLDIGSNRLTSKIPSSFWYLRDILEVNLSSNTFIGNLPPEVNNLRALVLLDLSRNQISSNIPSTISFLTTLETLSLANNKLQGTIPTSIGEMVSLSFLDLSQNLITGVIPKSLESLSYLKHVNFSYNRLQGEIPDGGPFINFTAQSFMHNEALCGSPKLQVPPCDKQTKKKSMSKKLILCLLPIIMLPILIVVCIKVWLHKRKKVENPIESDLSTNLGVPKRISYYELVQATNGFDESNLLGKGGFGSVYQGVLSSGETVAIKVINLNSEATSKSFDAECDAMRNLRHRNLVQIINSCSNADFKSLVMEFMSNGSVEKWLYSYNYCLDFLQRLNIMIDVASALEYLHHGSSIPVVHCDLKPSNVLLDEDMVAHVTDFGISKLLDEGQSKTHTKTLATLGYVAPEYGSKGIVSIKGDVYSYGIMLMEMFTRKRPTDEMFAEELTLKTWISESMPNSVVEVVDSNLVQQHGKRIDEISVHVTSILGLALRCCEDSPEARINMKDVMTSLIKIKTLFVR
- the LOC101509761 gene encoding receptor-like protein 51, producing the protein MTPPLLFTLFIFILFPTITTPSPSLPLPPTPSPTSPPSSSSSKPSSPSTSTSTLDPKQITALQSLNIPTSKDPCSQPSFHNATLCDSSKPFRHLISLTLSNCSSYLSLSFTALKSLSSLHTLTLFNCPVAPIHFPPQLITSLKSFTCINSLRKVSGVWLSQLQNLTDLTVSNVQVKASGPYVILSHMKNLNSITISHANLTGFLPGHIHSNLTHIDFSGNQLKGNIPFSITMLDSLESLNLSSNVLTGEIPSSIGDLISLKNLSLASNSFSGSIPDSISAVPGLVHLDLSSNQLNGSIPKFINQMKSLKYLNLANNNLHGVVPFNLTFIKRLEVFKVGGNSNLCYNHSVVSSKLKLGISPCDKHGMPLSPPPSKDSSADDSSDSDYDDSDDDSSSHKKDHHHGPNKFVLGVAIALSSIVFLIVFLIVCSKCCR
- the LOC113784343 gene encoding uncharacterized protein → MMVEEFYWRPYLGFQHEVSEEDRATWSACTYLLCYHIVEKHHTDRVTLQFGLHQQIPQPPEDMKSYHEVDMRRGIDDNWTWVWREEINHWNERHNYVLQGNIVQGVLCHSTEYMIWFRQHTKLFISVEQYLRDPRLQPPSYPRVQSTSQSTPQHQYTAGPSSSSPHIHVATEVPFYDPPPSQYYVPSVPEIPTPGYPTEDGLLYNLFGTQCTTPESAYAVFDSMYNQQSQNVMEPGGSGSNPSTAYIEENDQNDDEPEEPQLVQRARRVRRHRTCGIGGHLGGHH